A genomic region of Mesorhizobium sp. NZP2077 contains the following coding sequences:
- a CDS encoding Hpt domain-containing protein, with product MRGESGIAFSMPGGDVSGTRQSRPVDLAHLARQTMGDRALEQEVLALFVQQALSVRDKIVDADIKDRLLLAHGLKGSARGVGAFAIADCATEIERRPEDNQTLKRLGKLIDEVRDFIAAINR from the coding sequence ATGCGTGGCGAAAGCGGCATTGCCTTCTCAATGCCCGGGGGCGACGTATCGGGAACCAGGCAGTCCCGACCGGTCGATTTGGCACACCTTGCCCGGCAAACGATGGGCGACCGCGCCCTTGAGCAGGAAGTGCTGGCGCTGTTTGTACAACAGGCGCTGTCGGTGCGCGACAAAATAGTCGATGCCGACATCAAGGATAGGCTCCTGCTGGCGCATGGATTGAAAGGGTCGGCTCGCGGCGTCGGCGCCTTCGCCATCGCCGATTGCGCCACCGAGATCGAGCGGCGACCGGAAGACAACCAGACCCTCAAGCGGCTTGGCAAGCTGATCGACGAAGTGCGCGATTTCATCGCCGCCATCAATCGCTGA
- a CDS encoding 2Fe-2S iron-sulfur cluster-binding protein — protein sequence MTKLTFIAHDGTHFDMDAENGSTVMENAIRNAVPGIEAECGGACACATCHVYVDEAWTAEVGEPEAMEEDMLDFAYDVQPNSRLSCQIKVRDALDGLVVRVPERQG from the coding sequence ATGACCAAGCTGACCTTCATCGCCCATGACGGCACACATTTCGACATGGACGCCGAAAACGGCTCGACGGTCATGGAAAACGCCATCCGCAACGCCGTGCCGGGGATCGAGGCGGAGTGCGGCGGCGCCTGCGCCTGCGCGACCTGCCATGTCTATGTCGACGAGGCGTGGACGGCGGAAGTCGGCGAACCGGAGGCGATGGAAGAGGACATGCTGGACTTCGCCTACGACGTCCAGCCGAACTCGCGGCTGTCCTGCCAGATCAAGGTGCGCGACGCGCTCGATGGCCTGGTGGTGCGGGTGCCGGAACGGCAGGGCTAA
- a CDS encoding NAD(P)/FAD-dependent oxidoreductase: protein MTETIKTDVLIVGAGPVGLFAVFELGLFDMKCHLIDILDRPGGQCAELYPEKPIYDIPGWPSISAQGLVDKLLEQIHPFKPDFTYNRMVSSLEKLEDGSFRVTTDENEVFEAKVVVIAAGGGSFQPKRPPIPGIEPYEGKSVFYSVRRIEDFRGHDLVIVGGGDSALDWTLNLQPVAKSLTLVHRRPEFRAAPDSVNKMYAMQEMKQLGFKVGQVTGLTGADGQLSSATIKGGPDGDIEVPCTRMLPFFGLTMKLGPIAEWGLNLHENLIPVDTEKFQTSVPGIFAVGDINWYPGKLKLILSGFHEVALMAQAAKRIISPGERIVFQYTTSSTSLQKKLGVSG, encoded by the coding sequence ATGACCGAAACAATCAAGACGGACGTCCTCATTGTCGGGGCAGGGCCTGTCGGCCTGTTCGCCGTGTTCGAACTCGGCCTGTTCGACATGAAGTGCCACCTGATCGATATCCTCGACCGGCCCGGCGGCCAATGCGCCGAACTCTATCCGGAAAAGCCGATCTACGACATTCCCGGCTGGCCTTCGATCTCGGCGCAAGGGCTGGTCGACAAGCTGCTCGAGCAGATCCACCCGTTCAAGCCTGACTTCACCTACAATCGCATGGTTTCCAGCCTTGAAAAGCTTGAGGACGGCAGCTTTCGCGTCACCACCGACGAGAACGAGGTGTTCGAGGCCAAGGTGGTGGTGATCGCCGCCGGCGGCGGCTCGTTCCAGCCGAAGCGGCCGCCGATCCCGGGCATCGAGCCCTATGAAGGCAAGAGCGTCTTCTATTCGGTGCGCCGGATAGAGGATTTTCGCGGCCACGACCTCGTCATCGTCGGCGGCGGCGACTCGGCGCTCGACTGGACGCTGAACCTGCAGCCGGTGGCAAAGAGCCTGACGCTGGTCCATCGGCGCCCTGAATTCCGCGCCGCGCCCGACAGCGTCAACAAGATGTACGCCATGCAGGAGATGAAGCAGTTGGGCTTCAAGGTCGGCCAGGTGACCGGGCTGACCGGCGCCGACGGCCAGCTGTCATCGGCCACCATCAAGGGCGGTCCGGACGGCGATATCGAAGTGCCATGCACGCGCATGCTGCCGTTCTTTGGTCTGACCATGAAGCTCGGGCCGATCGCGGAATGGGGGCTCAATCTCCACGAGAACCTGATCCCGGTCGACACCGAGAAGTTCCAGACGTCGGTGCCCGGCATTTTCGCGGTCGGTGACATCAACTGGTATCCAGGCAAGCTGAAGCTGATCCTGTCGGGCTTTCACGAGGTGGCGCTGATGGCGCAGGCCGCCAAACGCATCATCAGCCCCGGCGAACGCATCGTGTTCCAGTACACGACCTCGTCGACAAGCCTGCAGAAGAAGCTCGGCGTCTCCGGCTAG
- a CDS encoding MDR family MFS transporter, whose amino-acid sequence MDQPVDKQTMAAAATPLTESEKNAIIGGVLLSMLLAALDQTIVAPAMPTIGRSLGHAEYLPWIVTGYLLTATAVAPLYGKISDVYGRRPTVYAAILIFLAGSLVSAVAPNMFVLVLGRAIQGAGGGGLFALTQTVVGDLVPPRERARYAAWFSGTWAVASVAGPLLGGTFAQHLHWSLIFWINIPLGFLAMAIINKPLKKLPIAAKNHSIDSLGALLLIVATALLLLALNWGGSAYPWLSPKVIGVLACSALFWSAFALRLMRAAEPLISLEVLGNPIVLAGTLSMFLFQASSVGVAVYLPVYLQSILGLTASQSGIAMLGLLLGTVGGAASSGRLIPRFTHYKRIAMTGVIFASLSMGLLAFVAGHASLLVVEVLTICIGLGTGTTFPVTTVSVQNAVDRMHLGVATGVLTFLRSLGSALGVAMLGAVALGFGLPLAGEGVQMAGHVASVQPFMMIFLVAAATLVLGLITLTLMPEKELRGHVDNPAPILADKEHSRKSVKRLSREKRMALSLGNCVRKSSSRRRRASSAGLSTRSCTGTRCVRRG is encoded by the coding sequence ATGGACCAGCCTGTCGACAAGCAGACCATGGCGGCTGCGGCCACACCACTGACCGAAAGCGAGAAGAACGCCATCATCGGCGGCGTTCTCCTGTCGATGCTGCTGGCAGCACTTGACCAGACCATCGTCGCGCCTGCCATGCCGACCATCGGGCGCTCACTTGGCCATGCCGAATACCTGCCGTGGATCGTCACCGGCTATCTTTTGACCGCAACCGCCGTGGCGCCGCTCTACGGCAAGATTTCCGATGTCTATGGCCGTCGGCCGACCGTCTATGCGGCAATCCTTATCTTTCTCGCCGGATCGCTGGTCAGCGCAGTGGCACCCAACATGTTCGTGCTTGTCCTGGGACGTGCGATCCAGGGCGCTGGTGGCGGTGGCCTTTTTGCCCTGACGCAGACGGTGGTCGGGGATCTTGTTCCGCCGCGCGAGCGGGCGCGCTATGCGGCATGGTTCTCCGGCACCTGGGCCGTCGCCAGCGTCGCCGGGCCGCTGCTGGGCGGCACCTTCGCGCAACATCTGCACTGGTCGTTGATCTTCTGGATCAATATCCCGCTGGGCTTCCTTGCGATGGCGATCATCAATAAGCCACTCAAGAAGCTGCCGATCGCCGCCAAGAACCACAGCATCGATAGTCTTGGCGCGTTGCTTCTCATTGTGGCCACGGCCCTGCTGCTGCTGGCGCTGAACTGGGGCGGCAGCGCCTACCCCTGGTTATCCCCGAAAGTCATTGGCGTCCTGGCCTGCTCCGCCCTTTTCTGGAGCGCCTTTGCCCTGCGCTTGATGCGAGCCGCCGAACCGCTCATCTCGCTCGAGGTGCTGGGCAATCCGATCGTCCTGGCCGGCACACTGTCGATGTTCCTGTTCCAGGCCTCCAGCGTCGGCGTTGCCGTCTACCTGCCTGTCTATCTGCAGTCGATCCTTGGCCTGACGGCCAGCCAGTCGGGCATTGCGATGCTTGGCCTTCTGCTAGGAACCGTGGGCGGCGCCGCTTCCAGCGGTCGCCTGATACCGCGCTTCACCCATTACAAGCGCATCGCGATGACCGGCGTCATCTTCGCCTCCCTGTCCATGGGCCTGCTGGCCTTTGTCGCCGGCCATGCATCGCTGCTTGTCGTCGAAGTGCTGACCATCTGCATCGGATTGGGAACCGGGACGACATTTCCCGTAACCACCGTCTCTGTGCAGAACGCCGTCGATCGCATGCACCTTGGCGTAGCAACGGGCGTGCTGACCTTCCTGCGTTCGCTGGGCAGTGCCTTGGGTGTCGCGATGCTTGGCGCCGTCGCTCTGGGCTTTGGGTTGCCACTGGCCGGCGAAGGCGTGCAGATGGCTGGACATGTCGCATCCGTCCAACCCTTCATGATGATCTTTCTCGTCGCGGCCGCCACTTTGGTGCTGGGACTCATCACGCTGACGCTGATGCCCGAGAAAGAGCTCCGCGGTCATGTCGACAATCCGGCGCCGATCCTGGCGGATAAGGAGCATTCCAGGAAAAGTGTAAAACGGCTTTCCCGGGAAAAGCGCATGGCGCTTTCCCTTGGAAATTGCGTCAGAAAAAGCTCTAGCCGGAGACGCCGAGCTTCTTCTGCAGGCTTGTCGACGAGGTCGTGTACTGGAACACGATGCGTTCGCCGGGGCTGA
- a CDS encoding DUF922 domain-containing Zn-dependent protease: protein MMKRSLLCALLLAVTPVPASAANLVKTYSYFSIGGSTLEDIENQLSKHGPQVKSTGSRHPGATQMAFTTRISYAKEAGSCRIADAAVTVKVKVILPEWRRPRKADPDVKLFWDTLAADIKRHEERHVEIAKNYGRQLEDALKATYPQKDCGAAKAKAAEITAAVLASHDRAQVQFDRVESVNFESRILRLMRYRIQRIENGQLPPPA, encoded by the coding sequence ATGATGAAACGATCCCTGCTTTGCGCGCTGCTACTTGCCGTGACCCCCGTCCCGGCGAGCGCGGCCAATCTGGTGAAAACATACAGCTATTTTTCCATTGGCGGCAGCACGCTCGAAGACATCGAGAACCAGCTCTCCAAACATGGACCGCAGGTCAAAAGCACGGGCTCGCGCCACCCCGGCGCCACCCAGATGGCCTTCACCACCCGTATCAGCTACGCAAAAGAGGCTGGCTCCTGCCGGATCGCCGACGCGGCAGTGACCGTCAAGGTCAAGGTGATCCTTCCGGAATGGCGCCGCCCGCGCAAGGCGGACCCCGATGTGAAGCTATTTTGGGATACGCTGGCTGCCGACATCAAGCGCCACGAAGAACGCCATGTCGAGATCGCCAAGAACTATGGCCGCCAGTTGGAAGACGCGCTGAAGGCGACCTATCCGCAGAAGGATTGCGGCGCGGCCAAGGCCAAGGCGGCCGAGATCACCGCCGCTGTCCTCGCCAGCCACGACCGCGCCCAGGTGCAGTTCGATCGCGTCGAAAGCGTCAATTTCGAAAGCCGTATCCTGCGGCTCATGCGCTATCGCATCCAGCGCATCGAGAATGGCCAGTTGCCGCCACCGGCCTGA
- the folP gene encoding dihydropteroate synthase produces MTARRWQLAHGRHVELGGKAVVVGILNVTPDSFSDGGLFDAPETALAQARRMIGEGARIIDIGGESTRPGGAAISASEEQARILPVIEALASANEVLISVDTYRTETARLAVAAGAHIVNDVWGLQREPDIARVAAETGAGLIIMHTGRDREKLPDVIADQFAFLEKSLEIARRNGIADDRIVLDPGFGFAKETAQENLDLMARFSELHALGFPLMAGTSRKRFIGTVTGRDAADRAVGTAATSVILRLKGAHLFRVHDVAINVDALAVADAMLARETAAPGR; encoded by the coding sequence ATGACGGCGAGGCGATGGCAGCTGGCGCATGGACGCCATGTCGAGCTTGGCGGCAAGGCCGTGGTCGTCGGCATCCTCAACGTCACCCCCGACAGTTTTTCCGACGGCGGCCTGTTTGATGCGCCCGAAACGGCGCTGGCCCAGGCGCGTCGCATGATCGGGGAAGGGGCCCGGATTATCGATATCGGCGGAGAATCGACCCGGCCGGGTGGTGCCGCCATATCGGCCAGCGAGGAACAGGCGCGCATCCTGCCGGTGATCGAGGCGCTGGCGAGCGCCAATGAGGTGCTGATTTCAGTCGACACCTATCGTACTGAGACCGCGCGGCTGGCCGTGGCTGCCGGCGCGCATATCGTCAACGATGTCTGGGGCCTGCAGCGCGAGCCCGACATTGCGCGGGTCGCGGCCGAAACCGGCGCCGGGCTCATCATCATGCATACCGGGCGGGACCGTGAGAAGCTGCCAGACGTGATCGCCGACCAGTTTGCGTTCCTGGAAAAATCGTTGGAGATCGCGCGTCGCAACGGCATTGCGGACGATCGCATCGTGCTCGATCCCGGCTTCGGCTTCGCCAAGGAGACGGCGCAGGAAAATCTCGATCTGATGGCGCGGTTCTCCGAGCTTCATGCGCTTGGCTTTCCGCTGATGGCAGGCACCTCGCGAAAACGCTTCATCGGCACGGTCACCGGCCGTGATGCGGCCGACCGGGCTGTCGGGACGGCGGCGACCAGCGTCATTCTCAGGCTCAAGGGCGCGCATCTGTTTCGCGTCCATGATGTCGCAATCAACGTGGACGCGCTGGCCGTGGCGGATGCTATGCTGGCCCGTGAAACCGCCGCACCAGGACGCTGA
- the folB gene encoding dihydroneopterin aldolase, with translation MYVIRLKNCAFFARHGVLDEEEALGQRFYVDAVLSVEPGRALVDDAIGETVNYGIAFTVIEKIITGERRFLIEALAMEVAKALTERFPQIRRAEITVRKPNAPVPGVLDYVEVTVVWPE, from the coding sequence ATGTATGTCATCCGCCTGAAGAACTGCGCCTTCTTTGCCCGGCATGGCGTGCTCGACGAGGAAGAGGCGCTCGGCCAGCGTTTCTACGTCGACGCGGTGCTGTCAGTCGAACCCGGACGCGCGCTTGTCGACGACGCCATCGGAGAGACCGTCAACTACGGCATTGCCTTCACGGTGATCGAGAAGATCATCACCGGCGAGCGGCGCTTCCTGATCGAGGCCCTGGCGATGGAGGTGGCAAAGGCGCTGACGGAGCGGTTTCCGCAGATCAGGAGGGCCGAAATCACCGTGCGCAAGCCGAACGCGCCGGTGCCCGGCGTGCTCGATTATGTCGAGGTGACCGTTGTCTGGCCCGAATAA
- the folK gene encoding 2-amino-4-hydroxy-6-hydroxymethyldihydropteridine diphosphokinase encodes MSGPNNTVYLSLGGNLGDPAASMAAALRILDADADTRVTAVSSLYRTPPWGKLDQPDFLNAAAELSTLLSPRALLDLCLDAERKLKRVREERWGPRLIDIDILVFGERVIHETGLEVPHPRMLERAFVLAPLAEIAPDLAVAGRSVSERLATVETSGIERLTSGRDWWLT; translated from the coding sequence TTGTCTGGCCCGAATAACACCGTCTACCTCAGCCTTGGCGGCAATCTGGGCGATCCGGCGGCCTCGATGGCGGCGGCGCTACGCATTCTCGACGCCGATGCCGACACGCGCGTCACCGCCGTCTCCTCGCTCTACCGCACGCCGCCCTGGGGCAAGCTCGACCAGCCGGATTTCCTCAACGCGGCCGCCGAATTGTCGACGCTGCTCTCGCCGCGGGCGCTGCTCGACCTTTGCCTCGATGCCGAGCGCAAGCTGAAGCGGGTGCGCGAGGAGCGCTGGGGGCCGCGCCTGATCGATATCGACATTCTGGTGTTCGGCGAGCGCGTCATCCATGAGACCGGGCTGGAAGTGCCGCATCCGCGCATGCTGGAGCGCGCCTTCGTGCTGGCGCCGCTGGCCGAGATCGCGCCGGACCTTGCCGTCGCCGGGCGAAGCGTGTCGGAGCGATTGGCTACGGTCGAGACATCAGGCATCGAACGTCTGACGTCCGGTCGGGATTGGTGGCTGACCTGA
- a CDS encoding DUF924 family protein, with translation MELDSRALSVTKFWRDAGEDAWFEKNEAFDADFRDRFLDLHYAAARRECDAWSGHAEGSLALMILLDQFPRNCFRGTGHMYATDPLARHFAEKAVTAGHDLALEPEVRVFLYLPFEHAENLADQDISVELHTAKAEFNLKYALEHRDIVRRFGRFPHRNKMLGRETTPQEQAFLDEGGFSG, from the coding sequence ATGGAATTGGACAGCCGGGCCCTGTCGGTCACTAAATTCTGGCGTGACGCCGGCGAGGATGCATGGTTCGAGAAGAACGAGGCTTTCGATGCCGATTTCCGCGACCGCTTTCTCGACCTGCACTATGCCGCCGCGCGGCGCGAATGCGACGCCTGGTCCGGCCATGCCGAAGGCTCGCTGGCGCTGATGATCCTGCTCGACCAGTTTCCGCGCAATTGCTTTCGCGGCACCGGCCATATGTACGCGACCGACCCGCTGGCGAGGCATTTCGCTGAAAAAGCGGTCACGGCGGGGCATGACCTGGCGCTGGAACCGGAAGTCCGCGTGTTCCTGTATTTGCCGTTTGAGCACGCGGAAAACCTTGCCGATCAGGACATTTCGGTCGAACTGCACACCGCCAAGGCCGAGTTCAACCTGAAATACGCACTGGAGCATCGCGATATCGTCCGGCGCTTCGGCCGATTTCCGCATCGCAACAAAATGCTTGGCCGCGAGACGACACCGCAGGAGCAGGCGTTTCTCGACGAAGGCGGATTCTCCGGCTGA
- a CDS encoding monovalent cation:proton antiporter-2 (CPA2) family protein, which translates to MAVETSGSDLIQVVALLAAGVVAVPIFKRMGLGSILGYLAAGVVIGPFGIGVFSESGAILHVAELGVVMFLFIIGLEMQPSRLWGLRREIFGLGALQVGVCAVLLTGVGMAGGFPISQSFVAGAGFVLTSTAIVMQLLEERGEIASPKGQRIVSILLLEDLAIVPLLALIAFLAPGGADTSLSERLTEVGIGLAAIVGLVLAGRYLLNPFFRILADARAREVMTAAALLVVLGSALAMQLSGLSMAMGAFLAGVLLSESTFRHQLEADIEPFRGILLGLFFLAVGMSLDLHVVAANSKLIAIYVVAYMVMKAFGIYIVARILKTGHREALERAVFMAQGGEFAFVLYSAAAAVGIIDSNANATLTAIVIISMVLTPLAIIAMRYITPRDEQSLDRVDVADGLTGSVLVIGFGRFGQIASQPLLLRGIDVSIIDNDVEMIQAAADFGFKVYYGDGTRLDILRAAGAGQARAVLICVDKADAAVRIAELVKAEFPLLTVLARAFDRGTALQLIRTGVDYQLRETFESALVFGGSALESLGVDPEDVAETIEDVRRRDNDRFETQLAEGIRAGQRFLRGNIGTPIPTPLSTPRRPGQALNEETAGVLHKPETAD; encoded by the coding sequence ATGGCGGTAGAAACATCAGGCAGCGATCTCATTCAAGTGGTGGCGCTGCTTGCCGCGGGTGTCGTCGCCGTCCCTATCTTCAAGCGCATGGGCCTCGGCTCGATCCTCGGCTATCTGGCCGCCGGCGTGGTGATCGGCCCGTTCGGCATCGGCGTCTTCTCCGAATCGGGAGCCATCCTCCATGTCGCCGAACTCGGCGTCGTCATGTTCCTGTTCATCATCGGACTGGAAATGCAGCCATCGCGGCTCTGGGGCCTGCGTCGCGAAATCTTCGGGCTCGGCGCGCTACAAGTAGGCGTCTGCGCGGTCTTGTTGACCGGTGTGGGAATGGCCGGCGGTTTTCCGATCTCGCAATCCTTCGTCGCCGGCGCCGGTTTCGTCCTGACCTCGACGGCGATCGTCATGCAGCTTCTCGAGGAACGCGGCGAAATCGCCTCGCCGAAAGGCCAGCGCATCGTCTCGATCCTGCTGCTGGAAGATCTGGCCATCGTGCCGCTGCTGGCCCTGATCGCGTTCCTGGCGCCAGGCGGCGCCGACACCAGCCTGTCGGAAAGGCTGACCGAGGTCGGCATCGGCCTTGCCGCGATCGTCGGACTGGTGCTGGCCGGCCGCTATCTGCTCAACCCCTTCTTCCGCATCCTGGCGGATGCCCGTGCCCGTGAGGTGATGACGGCCGCGGCACTTCTGGTCGTGCTCGGATCGGCGCTCGCCATGCAGCTAAGCGGCCTGTCGATGGCGATGGGCGCGTTCCTGGCCGGCGTTCTTCTGTCCGAATCGACCTTCCGCCATCAGCTCGAAGCCGACATCGAGCCGTTCCGCGGCATCCTGCTCGGCCTGTTCTTCCTGGCGGTCGGCATGTCGCTCGACCTGCATGTGGTGGCCGCGAACTCGAAGCTGATCGCCATCTACGTCGTCGCCTACATGGTGATGAAGGCGTTTGGCATCTACATCGTCGCCCGCATCCTCAAAACAGGCCATCGCGAGGCGCTGGAACGCGCGGTCTTCATGGCGCAAGGCGGCGAATTCGCCTTCGTCCTCTACTCCGCCGCCGCTGCCGTGGGCATCATCGACAGCAACGCCAACGCGACGCTGACGGCAATCGTCATCATCTCCATGGTGCTGACGCCGCTGGCTATTATCGCCATGCGGTATATCACGCCGCGCGACGAGCAGTCGCTCGACAGGGTCGATGTCGCCGACGGCCTGACCGGCAGTGTGCTGGTCATCGGCTTCGGCCGCTTCGGCCAGATCGCCAGCCAGCCGCTGCTGCTGCGCGGCATCGACGTCTCGATCATCGACAACGATGTCGAGATGATCCAGGCGGCGGCCGATTTCGGCTTCAAGGTCTATTATGGCGACGGCACGCGACTCGACATCCTGCGCGCCGCGGGCGCTGGCCAGGCGCGCGCCGTGCTGATCTGCGTCGACAAGGCCGATGCTGCCGTTCGCATCGCCGAACTCGTCAAGGCTGAGTTTCCCTTGCTGACCGTGCTGGCGCGCGCCTTCGATCGCGGCACCGCTCTGCAACTCATCCGCACCGGCGTCGACTATCAGCTGCGCGAGACCTTCGAATCGGCTCTGGTTTTTGGCGGCTCGGCCCTGGAATCGCTTGGCGTTGATCCTGAAGACGTGGCTGAAACGATCGAGGATGTCAGGCGCCGCGACAACGACCGGTTCGAAACCCAGCTCGCCGAAGGCATCCGCGCCGGCCAACGCTTCTTGCGAGGCAATATTGGCACGCCGATTCCGACACCGCTCTCCACGCCGCGCCGCCCCGGTCAGGCCCTCAACGAGGAGACGGCCGGCGTTCTGCACAAACCCGAAACTGCCGATTGA
- a CDS encoding YcjF family protein, translating to MIAPRKPAAFRIEPEAAPTQETSKTRQADPTRKPRAMKTDVALVMPAEVDVFDEPDIIAAEPPPAIAPRKRSLFGSIFFGAIGVLVSLAVGLWTDQLIRDLFARAEWLGWLAAGMAVIAVLALLVILIREFLAIARLAEVEKLQKRALDAIARDDPKAARSVVDELSAFVAAKPETAAGRRALAELRGEIIDGGNLVRLAEAEILGPLDARAKVMILEAAKRVSLVTAVSPRALVDVAYVVFEAGRLIRRLSELYGGRPGTLGFFRLARSVLAHLAVTGSIAIGDSFVQQIVGHGLAARLSAKLGEGVVNGMMTARIGIAAMETTRPLPFSAAKRPGLGDFLSALTSFATKKDTETSGPGR from the coding sequence ATGATCGCGCCCCGTAAGCCGGCGGCATTCCGCATCGAGCCGGAAGCCGCGCCAACGCAAGAGACGTCAAAGACGCGGCAGGCCGACCCCACGCGCAAACCCCGCGCGATGAAGACCGATGTCGCGCTGGTCATGCCGGCCGAGGTCGACGTCTTCGACGAGCCAGACATCATTGCCGCCGAACCGCCGCCGGCGATCGCCCCCCGAAAACGCTCGCTGTTCGGCAGCATCTTCTTTGGCGCGATCGGCGTGCTGGTTTCGCTGGCCGTCGGCCTGTGGACCGACCAGTTGATCCGCGATCTCTTCGCCCGCGCCGAATGGCTGGGCTGGCTGGCCGCCGGCATGGCGGTGATCGCCGTATTGGCGCTCCTGGTGATCCTGATCCGCGAATTCCTGGCCATCGCCCGTCTCGCCGAAGTCGAAAAGCTGCAAAAACGCGCGCTCGATGCCATCGCGCGCGACGATCCCAAGGCCGCACGATCGGTGGTCGACGAGCTTTCGGCTTTCGTCGCGGCCAAGCCCGAGACCGCGGCCGGCCGGCGCGCACTGGCCGAACTGCGCGGCGAAATCATCGACGGCGGCAATCTGGTGCGTCTGGCCGAAGCGGAAATTCTTGGCCCCCTCGATGCCAGGGCAAAGGTGATGATTCTCGAGGCCGCCAAACGTGTCTCGCTGGTGACGGCGGTCAGCCCGCGTGCGCTCGTCGACGTCGCCTATGTCGTGTTCGAGGCCGGGCGCCTCATTCGCCGCCTCTCGGAACTCTATGGCGGACGGCCGGGAACGCTGGGTTTCTTCCGCCTGGCGCGCAGCGTGCTGGCGCATCTGGCGGTCACCGGCTCGATCGCCATCGGCGACAGTTTCGTCCAGCAGATCGTCGGCCATGGGCTGGCCGCACGGCTTTCAGCCAAGCTTGGCGAGGGCGTCGTCAACGGCATGATGACGGCGCGCATCGGCATCGCGGCGATGGAAACGACGCGTCCCTTACCCTTCAGCGCCGCCAAGCGCCCGGGACTGGGCGATTTCCTCTCGGCACTGACATCGTTTGCCACGAAGAAGGACACCGAGACATCAGGCCCCGGCAGATAG